In the Paramisgurnus dabryanus chromosome 5, PD_genome_1.1, whole genome shotgun sequence genome, one interval contains:
- the coq4 gene encoding ubiquinone biosynthesis protein COQ4 homolog, mitochondrial yields the protein MRTLSSVFTLSRGYCRHSYGVLSWQQHIRLGSNVNESLYPGHIPTSSAQKALLAVGSGVAALQNPYRHDMVAVLGETTGHMALVNLRNQMRNDPEGYTILTERPRIRLSTLDVTRMCALPDGSLGREYLRFLEENRVTPDSRADVKFVDDEELAYVMQRYREVHDLLHTLLGMPTNMLGEVAVKWFEAAQTGLPMCVLGATLGPLRLSVSRLQKLIKSLGPWALRSGTRARCVLSIFYERRWEQNLHDLRRELNIEPPPLNLAIRKKTSESSKPIS from the exons TACTCTCTTGGCAGCAGCACATAAGGCTTGGCTCCAATGTAAATGAAAGTTTGTATCCAGGTCACATTCCAACCAGCTCTGCTCAGAAAGCCCTTCTGGCTGTGGGTTCAGGAGTGGCTGCCCTGCAGAACCCCTACAGACATG ATATGGTCGCAGTGCTTGGGGAGACCACTGGTCACATGGCCCTGGTCAATCTTAGGAATCAGATGAGAAATGACCCTGAAGGTTACACAATTCTGAC AGAACGTCCTCGGATCCGCCTATCTACACTGGACGTCACTCGGATGTGTGCTTTGCCTGATGGGTCATTAGGAAGAGAGTACCTTCGTTTCCTggaagaaaat AGAGTTACCCCTGACTCACGGGCTGATGTGAAGTTTGTGGATGATGAGGAGCTTGCGTATGTCATGCAGCGATATCGTGAAGTCCACGACCTTTTGCATACCTTGCTTGGCATGCCAACCAACATGCTGG GTGAGGTCGCTGTGAAATGGTTTGAGGCTGCACAGACTGGTCTGCCCATGTGTGTACTTGGAGCAACACTTGGACCCCTCCGCCTGTCTGTCAG TCGTCTACAAAAGCTGATTAAGTCTCTTGGGCCATGGGCCTTGCGCAGTGGCACTCGTGCCCGCTGTGTTCTCAGCATTTTCTATGAGCGCAGATGGGAGCAGAACCTACATGATCTCAGACGTGAACTGAACATCGAACCACCACCACTCAATCTTgccatcagaaaaaaaacatcagagAGCAGTAAACCTATTAGTTAA
- the bspry gene encoding B box and SPRY domain-containing protein isoform X2 yields the protein MSAEYRLCELETVSLHVSDQESDHGLDDSPKEVRKNVFEDGGMFSYTNGTVNRESSTKPVQIVKNHVSDANSLSACEEPKVCSDHGCELKLYCSTEGKMICSQCVSDGSCQGHAVTELVTRAAAVRNQLVDVCEKMQLQALRIERFIDRTLTAREKAVDANSARERVLSQVNAVREALEDEEQHLLEAIQLEEERVEQCLLTQRAHWTQTLEKLSNARTSLVHKLTHSTDVMLVNANQEIYDRVEDAEGVGEPRDTEQLRMNSECSISKLLVGLWASAILLGPSAHGSTKLQFEKKTVSPLLSLSDDQRTLTFLPKRQRQTPLYDPARFDSWPNALCSPPMSSGTYSWVVDVGTSAAFKVGVCCASMERKGSGNDARLGYNAKSWVLSHYDGDLSFCHDGCNVGISAVKKLKRVGLLLDWPSQTLLFYDPESMSVLHVVKHAFSEPLLAACAVADQSVSLVNLKRVKE from the exons ATGAGTGCGGAATATAGACTTTGCGAACTGGAAACGGTGTCCTTGCATGTCAGTGACCAGGAATCTGACCATGGTCTGGACGACTCTCCAAAAGAAGTtcgaaaaaatgtatttgaagaCGGTGGGATGTTTTCATACACTAATGGCACAGTAAACAGAGAATCGTCGACAAAACCTGTACAGATAGTGAAGAACCATGTCAGCGATGCAAATTCCCTATCGGCTTGTGAAGAACCGAAAGTGTGTTCAGATCATGGATGCGAACTGAAGTTATATTGTAGTACAGAAGGAAAAATGATCTGCTCTCAGTGTGTGTCGGATGGATCTTGTCAGGGTCACGCGGTGACAGAACTGGTTACCCGGGCAGCAGCAGTAAGG AATCAATTGGTGGATGTCTGTGAGAAGATGCAGCTTCAAGCCCTGCGTATTGAGCGATTTATCGACCGTACACTTACAGCAAGAGAGAAAGCT GTAGATGCAAATAGCGCGAGAGAGCGCGTGCTGTCTCAGGTGAATGCAGTGCGTGAGGCTCTTGAGGATGAAGAGCAGCATCTCTTGGAGGCCATACAACTTGAGGAGGAACGCGTGGAGCAATGCCTTCTTACTCAGAGAGCACACTGGACACAGACTCTAGAGAAACTCTCAAACGCACGCACCAGTCTAGTGCACAAACTTACACACTCCACAGATGTCATGCTTGTG AATGCTAACCAGGAAATATACGACAG GGTTGAGGATGCAGAAGGTGTCGGTGAACCCAGAGACACTGAGCAACTGAGAATGAATAGTGAATGTAGCATCAGTAAACTCTTGGTGGGCTTATGGGCCAGTGCCATACTGCTTGGACCATCTG CCCACGGTTCAACAAAGCTacagtttgaaaagaaaacagTCAGCCCACTTCTCTCCCTCTCTGACGACCAACGCACTTTAACATTCCTGCCCAAACGTCAGCGTCAGACACCGCTCTATGACCCAGCACGCTTCGACAGCTGGCCCAATGCCCTCTGCTCCCCTCCCATGTCCTCCGGCACTTACAGCTGGGTAGTCGACGTGGGCACAAGTGCCGCTTTTAAAGTGGGTGTATGTTGTGCCAGCATGGAACGCAAGGGGTCCGGCAATGATGCCCGGCTGGGCTACAACGCGAAATCATGGGTGCTTTCACATTATGATGGAGACCTTTCCTTCTGCCATGACGGATGTAATGTGGGTATATCTGCGGTTAAGAAGCTCAAGAGAGTAGGTCTGCTGCTGGACTGGCCCAGTCAGACGCTGCTGTTCTATGATCCTGAATCTATGTCTGTGCTACATGTAGTCAAACATGCTTTCAGCGAGCCTCTGCTGGCCGCATGTGCTGTAGCTGATCAGAGTGTCTCTCTAGTCAACTTAAAAAGAGTGAAGGAATGA
- the bspry gene encoding B box and SPRY domain-containing protein isoform X1 translates to MSAEYRLCELETVSLHVSDQESDHGLDDSPKEVRKNVFEDGGMFSYTNGTVNRESSTKPVQIVKNHVSDANSLSACEEPKVCSDHGCELKLYCSTEGKMICSQCVSDGSCQGHAVTELVTRAAAVRNQLVDVCEKMQLQALRIERFIDRTLTAREKAVQVDANSARERVLSQVNAVREALEDEEQHLLEAIQLEEERVEQCLLTQRAHWTQTLEKLSNARTSLVHKLTHSTDVMLVNANQEIYDRVEDAEGVGEPRDTEQLRMNSECSISKLLVGLWASAILLGPSAHGSTKLQFEKKTVSPLLSLSDDQRTLTFLPKRQRQTPLYDPARFDSWPNALCSPPMSSGTYSWVVDVGTSAAFKVGVCCASMERKGSGNDARLGYNAKSWVLSHYDGDLSFCHDGCNVGISAVKKLKRVGLLLDWPSQTLLFYDPESMSVLHVVKHAFSEPLLAACAVADQSVSLVNLKRVKE, encoded by the exons ATGAGTGCGGAATATAGACTTTGCGAACTGGAAACGGTGTCCTTGCATGTCAGTGACCAGGAATCTGACCATGGTCTGGACGACTCTCCAAAAGAAGTtcgaaaaaatgtatttgaagaCGGTGGGATGTTTTCATACACTAATGGCACAGTAAACAGAGAATCGTCGACAAAACCTGTACAGATAGTGAAGAACCATGTCAGCGATGCAAATTCCCTATCGGCTTGTGAAGAACCGAAAGTGTGTTCAGATCATGGATGCGAACTGAAGTTATATTGTAGTACAGAAGGAAAAATGATCTGCTCTCAGTGTGTGTCGGATGGATCTTGTCAGGGTCACGCGGTGACAGAACTGGTTACCCGGGCAGCAGCAGTAAGG AATCAATTGGTGGATGTCTGTGAGAAGATGCAGCTTCAAGCCCTGCGTATTGAGCGATTTATCGACCGTACACTTACAGCAAGAGAGAAAGCTGTACAA GTAGATGCAAATAGCGCGAGAGAGCGCGTGCTGTCTCAGGTGAATGCAGTGCGTGAGGCTCTTGAGGATGAAGAGCAGCATCTCTTGGAGGCCATACAACTTGAGGAGGAACGCGTGGAGCAATGCCTTCTTACTCAGAGAGCACACTGGACACAGACTCTAGAGAAACTCTCAAACGCACGCACCAGTCTAGTGCACAAACTTACACACTCCACAGATGTCATGCTTGTG AATGCTAACCAGGAAATATACGACAG GGTTGAGGATGCAGAAGGTGTCGGTGAACCCAGAGACACTGAGCAACTGAGAATGAATAGTGAATGTAGCATCAGTAAACTCTTGGTGGGCTTATGGGCCAGTGCCATACTGCTTGGACCATCTG CCCACGGTTCAACAAAGCTacagtttgaaaagaaaacagTCAGCCCACTTCTCTCCCTCTCTGACGACCAACGCACTTTAACATTCCTGCCCAAACGTCAGCGTCAGACACCGCTCTATGACCCAGCACGCTTCGACAGCTGGCCCAATGCCCTCTGCTCCCCTCCCATGTCCTCCGGCACTTACAGCTGGGTAGTCGACGTGGGCACAAGTGCCGCTTTTAAAGTGGGTGTATGTTGTGCCAGCATGGAACGCAAGGGGTCCGGCAATGATGCCCGGCTGGGCTACAACGCGAAATCATGGGTGCTTTCACATTATGATGGAGACCTTTCCTTCTGCCATGACGGATGTAATGTGGGTATATCTGCGGTTAAGAAGCTCAAGAGAGTAGGTCTGCTGCTGGACTGGCCCAGTCAGACGCTGCTGTTCTATGATCCTGAATCTATGTCTGTGCTACATGTAGTCAAACATGCTTTCAGCGAGCCTCTGCTGGCCGCATGTGCTGTAGCTGATCAGAGTGTCTCTCTAGTCAACTTAAAAAGAGTGAAGGAATGA